The following proteins come from a genomic window of Winogradskyella sp. PC-19:
- a CDS encoding DUF4286 family protein, with protein sequence MIIYNVTVNIEDSAHDEWLIWIKAHIPKVLATGKFDGATFSRVLVEEEMGGQTYSIQYRSYSREALDRYYQEDADALRQEGLKKFADKMLAFRTELEVVDTYAVNFK encoded by the coding sequence ATGATTATTTATAACGTAACTGTAAACATTGAAGATTCTGCGCATGACGAGTGGCTTATTTGGATAAAAGCGCACATTCCAAAGGTACTAGCTACAGGAAAATTTGACGGCGCAACATTTTCTAGAGTTTTGGTAGAAGAAGAAATGGGTGGACAAACATATTCAATTCAATACCGATCCTATTCACGTGAAGCATTAGACAGATATTATCAAGAAGATGCGGATGCATTAAGACAAGAAGGTTTAAAAAAGTTTGCAGACAAAATGCTAGCATTCCGAACAGAACTCGAAGTCGTTGATACTTACGCTGTAAATTTTAAATAA
- a CDS encoding tetratricopeptide repeat protein, which translates to MTSIKHILFFSIALFLFAPATAQRADKKQLDLADSYYNRGEFQKALLTYKKLYEAKPYSYTYVYKMVGTYQQLEQYENAKLLLEKRIEKTRIPIMLVELGYNYQLMDSISKAETLYQEAISTIDEKPTYIYGLGQRFEKHSLLPQAIKAYKKATNLLPEKNFSIQLARIYGDLGDVKNMFSNYIDYVEFKPNALNNIKRNLSQFVSENKDTENNKSLRVLLLKKIQSSPDSYWYEMLSWLYVQEKQYNKSFVQEKALYKRNPESLDRIIDLAITSKDDDDIETATDIFNYILETSQERDILLLAHQSLLEIQAENASQKELEKINETYLSLFNDFGKLESTLSLQLSYGQFLAFNLNKPKEASDFLKKSYKLDISPFQEGLVKLRLADILVLQEKFNEALIFYTQIKTSLKNSTIAQEAAYKIAKTSYYKGDFDWAESQLKVLKASTSQLIANDALDLKLLISDNKWDDTTQTALKYYAKADLLAFQNKTGDAIKLLDKILMEHNGESIIDETLFTQAKLHEKLNQFEKAEANYQKIIADYREDIFIDDAYYYLAELYNLYLDKPEEAKSLYKKIIFNHEDSIYFVEARKKFRMLRGDTIN; encoded by the coding sequence ATGACGTCTATTAAGCACATATTATTTTTCTCCATAGCACTATTTCTATTTGCTCCTGCAACAGCACAACGTGCAGACAAAAAACAATTAGATTTAGCGGACAGCTATTACAATCGTGGTGAGTTTCAAAAAGCATTATTGACTTATAAAAAGTTGTATGAAGCCAAACCTTACTCTTACACTTATGTATATAAGATGGTGGGCACTTACCAGCAACTAGAACAATATGAGAATGCTAAATTACTTTTAGAAAAACGTATCGAAAAAACCAGAATACCTATAATGCTTGTTGAACTTGGTTATAACTATCAACTCATGGATAGTATTTCAAAAGCTGAAACCTTATACCAAGAAGCAATAAGTACTATTGACGAAAAACCAACATACATCTATGGACTTGGACAACGTTTTGAGAAGCATTCCTTGTTACCACAAGCCATAAAAGCCTATAAAAAGGCAACTAATTTATTACCCGAAAAAAACTTTAGTATTCAGTTAGCTCGGATTTATGGAGATTTGGGCGATGTAAAAAACATGTTTTCTAATTATATTGATTATGTTGAATTTAAACCCAACGCACTAAACAATATTAAACGAAATCTGAGCCAGTTTGTGTCTGAAAATAAAGACACAGAGAATAACAAATCACTTCGTGTTTTATTACTTAAAAAAATTCAATCTAGTCCCGACTCATATTGGTACGAAATGCTCAGTTGGTTGTATGTCCAAGAAAAACAATACAACAAATCTTTTGTTCAAGAAAAGGCACTTTACAAACGTAATCCTGAAAGCTTAGATAGGATTATAGACTTAGCCATTACTTCTAAAGACGATGATGATATCGAGACAGCTACTGACATTTTTAATTATATACTCGAGACTTCTCAAGAAAGAGACATTTTGCTTTTAGCACATCAATCTTTGTTAGAAATTCAAGCCGAAAATGCTTCACAAAAAGAGTTAGAAAAAATTAATGAAACCTATTTATCATTATTTAATGATTTTGGAAAACTAGAATCTACATTGTCCTTACAATTATCTTATGGACAGTTTTTGGCTTTCAATTTAAACAAACCTAAAGAGGCGTCTGATTTTTTAAAAAAATCTTACAAATTAGATATTTCGCCTTTTCAAGAAGGTTTGGTAAAATTACGTTTGGCTGACATTTTGGTCCTTCAAGAAAAATTTAATGAAGCTCTTATTTTTTACACACAAATAAAAACAAGCCTAAAAAACAGTACCATTGCTCAAGAGGCTGCCTATAAAATTGCCAAGACCAGCTATTATAAAGGCGATTTCGATTGGGCAGAATCTCAACTAAAAGTTTTAAAAGCATCCACCTCACAATTGATTGCCAATGATGCTCTGGATTTAAAACTCTTGATCTCTGATAACAAGTGGGACGATACCACGCAAACTGCATTAAAATATTACGCAAAGGCCGACTTACTGGCATTTCAGAATAAAACTGGTGATGCTATAAAACTGTTAGATAAAATTTTGATGGAACATAATGGTGAAAGCATTATAGACGAAACATTATTCACACAAGCAAAACTTCATGAGAAGCTAAATCAATTTGAAAAAGCCGAAGCCAACTATCAGAAGATTATAGCGGACTATCGCGAAGATATTTTTATTGACGATGCCTATTACTATTTGGCAGAACTCTATAATTTATACCTTGACAAGCCAGAAGAAGCTAAATCACTTTACAAAAAAATAATCTTTAACCACGAAGACAGTATTTATTTTGTCGAAGCTCGAAAGAAATTCAGAATGCTTCGAGGAGACACGATAAATTAA